The following are encoded together in the Variovorax sp. PBS-H4 genome:
- a CDS encoding ABC transporter substrate-binding protein has product MELPFARPSLALVAACALCSLPAAAADKIKLGILATLSGPNAVMGTQMRDGFNLALEEKGGKLGGLSVEVIHVDDQQKPDIARQAASKLVESDKIDVLVGPMFSSVVNAVLPVVNQAKIPMLGVSGAPSSLAGADCSPYFFSTSWQGDTLAEAMGMTLQQNKVQKLYVMVPNFPGGKEVVAGIKRHFKGTIVGEVYTPLSQLDFAAELAQLRAAAPDAAFVFYPGGLGIQFVKQYAQAGLKDKIPLYSAYTIDAATLPAIGETAIGVGTAEFWGPSIDNPANKRFVEGFERKYKYPASSYAVQGYDAAHLLDSAVRKVGGKVEDRASMLKALKAADFQSVRGPFKYNNNQFPIQDLYLGEIVKGADGMPVMRLGRKVFSEYADSYAARCPLK; this is encoded by the coding sequence ATGGAACTTCCCTTCGCTCGTCCGAGCCTGGCGCTGGTCGCGGCCTGCGCGCTGTGCAGCCTTCCGGCGGCCGCTGCAGACAAGATCAAGCTGGGCATCCTGGCCACGCTGTCGGGTCCCAATGCGGTGATGGGCACCCAGATGCGAGATGGCTTCAACCTGGCGCTGGAGGAGAAGGGCGGCAAGCTCGGCGGGCTTTCGGTCGAGGTAATCCATGTTGACGACCAGCAGAAGCCGGACATCGCGCGGCAGGCTGCCAGCAAGCTGGTGGAATCGGACAAGATCGACGTGCTCGTCGGACCCATGTTTTCCAGCGTGGTGAACGCCGTGCTGCCCGTCGTCAACCAGGCGAAGATCCCGATGCTGGGCGTCTCCGGAGCGCCATCGTCTCTGGCAGGCGCCGACTGCTCGCCGTACTTCTTCTCGACATCTTGGCAGGGCGACACGCTCGCCGAAGCCATGGGCATGACCTTGCAACAGAACAAGGTCCAGAAGCTCTATGTCATGGTGCCCAATTTTCCAGGCGGCAAGGAAGTGGTGGCCGGCATCAAGCGCCACTTCAAGGGCACCATCGTCGGCGAGGTGTACACGCCACTAAGCCAGCTGGACTTTGCCGCGGAGCTGGCGCAGCTGCGTGCCGCGGCTCCGGACGCCGCCTTTGTGTTCTATCCCGGCGGCCTGGGTATCCAGTTCGTGAAGCAATATGCGCAGGCGGGATTGAAGGACAAGATTCCGCTCTATTCCGCGTACACCATCGATGCAGCCACACTCCCCGCCATCGGCGAAACAGCGATCGGCGTGGGCACAGCGGAGTTCTGGGGACCTTCCATCGACAACCCCGCGAACAAGCGCTTCGTCGAGGGCTTCGAGCGGAAGTACAAGTACCCGGCCTCTTCATACGCGGTGCAGGGTTACGACGCCGCGCACCTTCTGGACAGTGCCGTGCGCAAGGTGGGCGGCAAGGTCGAGGACCGTGCGTCGATGTTGAAGGCGCTCAAGGCGGCCGACTTCCAGTCGGTTCGTGGCCCCTTCAAATACAACAACAACCAGTTCCCCATCCAGGACCTGTACCTGGGCGAGATCGTCAAGGGAGCGGACGGGATGCCCGTCATGCGCTTGGGACGCAAGGTGTTCAGCGAGTACGCGGACTCCTATGCGGCGCGTTGTCCATTGAAGTGA
- a CDS encoding SDR family oxidoreductase — protein MDLQLSGKHVLITGGSRGIGLACAREFLREGAQVSLAGRSQAHLDAALAQLRSEGHAAVRGHSADLGDAAAALAMLDAAEAGLGPVEVLVNSAGAARRTPFGELQPQAWHDAMQAKFFTYIHVMDPAIKRMGARGAGAIVNIIGMGGKVAAPTHLAGGAANAALMLATAGLAAAYGRLGVRVNAVNPAMTLTERMAEGLAADARLHQRSEEEVRRDAEARMPLGRIANPEDIASAVVFLSSPRAGYISGAMVSMDGAATPLVV, from the coding sequence ATGGATCTTCAATTGAGCGGCAAGCACGTCCTCATCACCGGCGGCAGCCGCGGCATCGGCCTGGCCTGCGCCCGCGAGTTCCTGCGCGAAGGCGCGCAGGTCAGCCTGGCCGGGCGCAGCCAGGCGCACCTCGACGCGGCCCTCGCGCAGCTGCGCTCGGAAGGCCATGCCGCGGTACGCGGCCACAGCGCCGACTTGGGCGACGCAGCTGCGGCGCTCGCGATGCTGGATGCCGCCGAGGCGGGCCTCGGCCCGGTGGAGGTGCTGGTCAACTCCGCGGGCGCCGCGCGGCGCACGCCCTTCGGCGAGCTGCAGCCGCAAGCGTGGCACGACGCGATGCAAGCCAAGTTCTTCACCTACATCCACGTGATGGATCCGGCGATCAAGCGCATGGGCGCGCGGGGCGCGGGCGCCATCGTCAACATCATCGGCATGGGCGGCAAGGTCGCCGCGCCCACCCACTTGGCTGGCGGCGCAGCCAACGCGGCACTGATGCTGGCCACCGCCGGCCTCGCCGCCGCCTACGGGCGGCTGGGGGTGCGCGTGAACGCGGTCAATCCCGCGATGACATTGACCGAGCGCATGGCCGAAGGCCTGGCGGCCGACGCGCGCCTGCACCAGCGCAGCGAAGAGGAGGTGCGGCGCGATGCCGAGGCCCGCATGCCGCTGGGGCGCATCGCGAACCCGGAAGACATCGCCAGTGCCGTCGTGTTCCTGAGCTCGCCGCGCGCCGGCTACATCTCGGGCGCCATGGTCTCGATGGACGGAGCAGCGACGCCGCTGGTGGTCTGA
- a CDS encoding response regulator — protein sequence MLLATILVEDSKTIRDNLIAALLEFADIEVLATAETASEAIVAATRYAERWNLMILDLFLKEGSGLTVLRAFKDRRSDQRIVVLTNYATPEIRSRCATAGASAVFDKSTELEAFFDYLSNESQQKSPGV from the coding sequence GTGTTGTTGGCAACCATTCTTGTCGAAGACAGCAAGACCATTCGCGACAACCTGATTGCTGCGCTGTTGGAGTTTGCCGATATCGAAGTTCTGGCGACGGCAGAGACCGCTTCCGAAGCCATCGTTGCGGCGACCCGCTACGCCGAGCGGTGGAACCTGATGATCCTGGACTTGTTTCTCAAGGAAGGCTCCGGGCTGACGGTGCTGCGAGCTTTCAAGGACCGACGTTCGGACCAGAGGATCGTGGTGCTGACGAACTATGCGACACCGGAGATTCGCAGCCGGTGCGCGACGGCCGGTGCGAGCGCGGTCTTCGACAAGTCCACCGAACTCGAAGCCTTCTTCGACTACCTGTCGAACGAGAGCCAACAAAAAAGCCCAGGAGTTTGA
- a CDS encoding branched-chain amino acid ABC transporter permease has protein sequence MTLNLLIEQALNGCQFGLMLFLTSAGLTLVFGIMNLINLAHGSLYMVGAYVGATVLAHTGSFPLAILAAVPAAALFGALIERLLLRWFYHRSHLDQTLVTFGLIMVINEAVRMLWGATPLQMKLPVALQGSVRLLPDLHYPTYRLVVLGVSLAVALLLYLLVVHTRAGTWVRAGASDRVAASALGINVTAVFSVVFLAGAGLAGLAGVMAGPIFAVQVGMGEPILILALVVIVIGGVGSVRGAFIAAVLVGLADTFGRVLLNPALGSMVIYLFMALLLAWRPQGLFPAHA, from the coding sequence ATGACGCTGAACCTGCTGATAGAACAAGCCCTCAACGGCTGCCAGTTCGGCCTGATGCTTTTTCTGACCTCGGCCGGCCTCACGCTGGTGTTCGGGATCATGAACCTGATCAACCTGGCGCACGGCTCGCTCTACATGGTGGGCGCGTACGTCGGCGCGACCGTGCTGGCCCACACCGGCAGCTTCCCTTTGGCCATTCTGGCGGCCGTGCCCGCCGCCGCACTGTTCGGCGCACTGATCGAACGACTGCTGCTGCGGTGGTTCTACCACCGCAGCCACCTGGATCAGACTCTGGTGACCTTCGGCCTGATCATGGTGATCAACGAAGCCGTTCGAATGCTCTGGGGCGCGACCCCGCTGCAGATGAAGTTGCCCGTTGCGTTACAGGGCTCCGTTCGACTGCTGCCCGACTTGCACTACCCCACTTACCGGCTGGTGGTGTTGGGCGTGAGCCTGGCGGTTGCGCTGCTGCTGTATCTGCTGGTGGTCCATACCCGTGCCGGCACCTGGGTGCGTGCCGGCGCCAGCGACCGTGTCGCCGCGTCCGCGCTGGGAATCAATGTCACGGCGGTGTTCTCCGTCGTCTTTCTGGCGGGCGCAGGGCTGGCCGGCCTTGCCGGCGTCATGGCGGGACCGATCTTCGCGGTGCAGGTGGGAATGGGTGAGCCTATTCTCATCCTGGCGCTGGTCGTGATCGTCATCGGTGGCGTGGGCTCCGTGCGTGGCGCGTTCATCGCCGCGGTCCTCGTGGGTCTGGCCGACACGTTCGGTCGAGTGCTGCTCAATCCCGCACTTGGCTCGATGGTCATCTACCTGTTCATGGCGCTGCTGCTCGCATGGCGCCCCCAAGGACTGTTCCCCGCCCATGCTTGA
- a CDS encoding electron transfer flavoprotein subunit beta/FixA family protein, translating to MKVLVAVKRVVDYNVKVRVKSDGSGADIANVKMSMNPFDEIAVEEAVRLKEKGVVTEVIAVSCGDAKCQETLRTAMALGADRGILVETTEELQPLAVAKLLKALVDKEQPQLTILGKQAIDDDANQTGQMLAALADLPQATFASKVDVADGKVTVVREVDGGMETLSLALPAVITTDLRLNEPRYVTLPNIMKAKKKQLDTFKPEDLGVDVKPRLKTLKVSEPPKRGAGIKVPDVATLVDKLKNEAKVI from the coding sequence ATGAAGGTTTTGGTGGCGGTGAAGCGTGTGGTGGACTACAACGTCAAGGTTCGCGTCAAGAGTGACGGCAGCGGCGCCGACATCGCCAACGTGAAGATGAGCATGAACCCGTTCGACGAGATCGCTGTCGAAGAGGCGGTCCGCCTGAAGGAGAAGGGCGTCGTCACCGAAGTCATCGCCGTCTCGTGCGGCGATGCCAAGTGCCAGGAGACGCTGCGCACCGCCATGGCCCTCGGCGCCGACCGCGGCATCCTGGTCGAGACCACCGAAGAGCTGCAGCCGCTGGCCGTCGCCAAGCTGCTGAAGGCACTTGTCGACAAGGAGCAACCCCAGTTGACCATCCTGGGCAAGCAGGCCATTGACGACGACGCCAACCAAACCGGCCAGATGCTGGCCGCGCTGGCCGACCTGCCGCAAGCCACCTTCGCATCGAAGGTCGACGTGGCGGACGGCAAGGTCACCGTCGTGCGCGAAGTCGACGGCGGCATGGAAACGCTGAGCCTGGCGCTTCCGGCCGTCATTACGACCGACCTGCGCCTGAACGAGCCCCGCTACGTGACGCTGCCCAACATCATGAAGGCCAAGAAGAAGCAGCTCGACACCTTCAAGCCTGAAGACCTCGGCGTCGACGTCAAGCCGCGCCTGAAGACCCTGAAGGTCAGCGAGCCGCCCAAGCGCGGCGCGGGCATCAAGGTGCCCGACGTGGCCACGCTGGTGGACAAGCTCAAGAACGAAGCCAAGGTGATCTGA
- a CDS encoding electron transfer flavoprotein subunit alpha/FixB family protein has product MTVLVIAEHDHATVKPATLNTVTAAIACASGDVHVLVTGTNAAQVAAAAAQIAGVSKVIVADSPSLAENLAENVAAQVLAIASNYSHILFPSTANGKSAAPRVAAKLDVAQISDITLVVSPDTFERPIYAGNAIAIVQSSDATKVITVRITGFDAAAATGSSASVETAEGVADSGKSSFVGREVTKSERPELTAAKIIVSGGRALGSAEKFTEVMAPLADKLNAGLGASRAAVDAGYAPNDWQVGQTGKIVAPQLYIAAGISGAIQHLAGMKDSKVIVAINMDEEAPIFSMADYGLVADLFTAVPELSTLL; this is encoded by the coding sequence ATGACCGTACTAGTGATTGCAGAACACGACCACGCTACCGTCAAGCCGGCGACCCTCAACACCGTGACCGCGGCCATCGCCTGCGCCAGCGGCGACGTGCACGTGCTCGTGACCGGCACCAACGCCGCCCAAGTCGCCGCGGCCGCCGCGCAGATTGCCGGTGTCTCCAAGGTCATCGTGGCCGATAGCCCGTCCCTCGCCGAGAACCTCGCTGAGAACGTCGCCGCGCAGGTCCTGGCCATCGCATCGAACTACAGCCACATCCTGTTCCCGTCGACCGCCAACGGCAAGAGTGCCGCGCCGCGCGTGGCCGCCAAGCTCGACGTGGCGCAGATCAGCGACATCACTTTGGTTGTGAGCCCCGATACCTTCGAACGCCCGATCTACGCCGGCAACGCCATCGCGATCGTGCAGAGCAGCGATGCAACCAAGGTCATCACCGTGCGCATCACCGGCTTCGATGCCGCGGCTGCCACGGGCAGCAGCGCATCGGTCGAAACCGCAGAAGGCGTGGCCGATTCGGGCAAGAGCAGCTTCGTCGGCCGTGAAGTCACGAAGAGCGAACGCCCCGAACTCACGGCTGCCAAGATCATCGTTTCGGGCGGGCGGGCTCTTGGCAGTGCTGAGAAGTTCACCGAAGTCATGGCGCCCCTGGCCGACAAGCTTAATGCGGGCCTCGGTGCAAGTCGCGCAGCGGTCGATGCGGGCTACGCACCGAACGACTGGCAAGTGGGCCAGACCGGCAAGATCGTCGCGCCGCAGCTCTATATCGCCGCAGGCATCTCGGGCGCGATCCAACATTTGGCCGGCATGAAGGACTCCAAGGTGATCGTCGCCATCAACATGGACGAGGAAGCGCCGATTTTCTCGATGGCCGATTACGGTCTTGTGGCCGACCTGTTCACGGCCGTGCCGGAGCTCTCGACACTTCTTTGA
- a CDS encoding CBS domain-containing protein codes for MKTVAEILKDKGDRAVHSLGPDASVYEAVALMARKNIGALLVMEGERIVGMLSERDYARKVVLMARSSKDTRLREIMTPTVIYVHPSQSSEECMAVMTENRVRHLPVLDDEDRLIGLISIGDLVKGIISEQKFIIEQLQHYISGEHA; via the coding sequence ATGAAGACCGTGGCAGAAATTCTCAAGGACAAAGGCGACCGTGCCGTTCACAGCCTCGGGCCCGACGCCTCGGTCTATGAGGCCGTCGCGCTGATGGCGCGAAAGAACATCGGTGCCCTGCTGGTGATGGAGGGCGAGCGCATTGTGGGAATGCTCAGCGAGCGCGACTACGCGCGCAAGGTCGTGCTGATGGCGCGCTCATCCAAGGACACCCGCCTGCGCGAGATCATGACCCCAACCGTGATCTATGTGCATCCTTCGCAGAGCAGCGAGGAATGCATGGCGGTAATGACCGAGAACCGGGTGCGCCACCTGCCGGTGCTCGATGACGAGGACCGGCTCATCGGGCTCATCTCGATCGGCGACTTGGTCAAGGGCATTATCTCGGAGCAGAAGTTCATCATCGAGCAGCTTCAGCACTACATCTCGGGCGAGCACGCCTGA
- a CDS encoding NAD-glutamate dehydrogenase yields MLMTTQTTEAARKDERLKEVEQLVRAKLPAESVEEVCAFVRRYFAQVDPEDLDERPAADLYGAALSHWSFARKRETGRAKLRVFNPTVAEHGWQSTHTIIEMVNDDMPFLVDSVTMEVNRHGLTLHLIIHPLMAVDRGADGVLRGLASEAGASPDARRESFIHVEVDRVPEPARMEALAVDLERVLDDVRRAVADWKLMRERVLAIVQGLDNRPPPIPPQELAEGQAFLRWLADDHFTFLGYRSHELVKANGDDALKIVPGSSLGILRDAEAPSANAAFAALPPEIRANARRPELLVVTKSTSRSTVHRPGHLDYVAVKRFDERGEVCGEDRFLGLFTSTAYSANPADIPLLRRKIARVVERAGLAAGSHSGKALINILETYPRDELFQIGNDDLLQTATGILHLGERQRFRLFVRRDPFERFLSCLIYAPRENYTTELRQRWQDILMREFNGIASEFNVHLSESVLARVQITVRTKPGSIPAFDVRELEEKLVAAARRWGDDLKTALIEAAGEAQGNALLRRFGTAFPAGYRDEFAARAAVHDIQLMAQLGDEQRLGMNLYRPLEAPPGTLRFKVLRRGEPITLSASLPMLEHLGMKVLDEHPHRVAPQGESPVWVHDFGLLAASGDTEIEVDALRPVFEAAFDAVLNGEVENDDFNRLVTAVQLPVHEIVILRAYAKYMRQIGFALSQSFIEGTLATHAGIARALVELFKLRFDPQPAPDAQVREEDKVREIEAALDGVSNLSEDRVLRQYLALIQATLRTNYWRRDAAGRRRAFLSFKFDAAKVPDLPAPKPLFEIFVYSTRFEGVHLRGGRVARGGLRWSDRPEDFRTEVLGLVKAQMVKNTVIVPVGSKGGFVLKRAPAASDRDAYLREGVACYQDYLRGLLDITDNLAGTAIVPPPQVRRHDPDDAYLVVAADKGTATFSDYANGISKEYGFWLGDAFASGGSVGYDHKAMGITARGAWESVKRHFREMGIDTQSTEFTVAGVGDMSGDVFGNGMLLSPHILLVAAFDHRHIFLDPLPDAAKSFAERERLFKLPRSSWADYDASLISEGGGVHPRSAKSIPLTPQVKQVLDIQADAMTPTELVNAILKAPVALIYNGGIGTYVKATSETHAQVGDRANDALRVNGRELRCKVFAEGGNLGCTQLGRIEYARAGGRINTDAIDNSAGVDTSDHEVNIKILLGLPITEGELTEKQRNAILPEMTDDVAALVLRDNVLQTQVLSVTGRIAPQLLDAQTRFMQYLEKAGRLNRAIEYLPSDEELAERRAQGQGLASPERAVVLAYSKIWLYDELLESTLPDDPWVATALERYFPSLLRQRFAGWMPRHPLKREIIATHVTNGTINRVGSTFVHRLVETTGARAFEVVRAYLLSREIFGIVPLWLAIEGLDNRVDDEVQSGMLIDTGRQLERGTMWFLRSRRLTGDMASTIEHFKSNVETLSARLPQLLDADERARVDAAAAHYTARGVPRELAERVVNFGTLYATLDIAEIAGSARWPVELAAAVYFDLANRLGMPWLRDRISALPGDQHWQALAKGAMQDDLSGLQRAITHAVLTGGSEGESPAARVEAWQASNGRTLERAAQLMGELRAVAVPDAAMLAVALRELRALA; encoded by the coding sequence ATGCTGATGACCACGCAGACGACCGAAGCCGCGCGCAAGGACGAGCGCCTCAAGGAAGTAGAGCAGCTGGTGCGTGCCAAGCTCCCGGCCGAATCGGTGGAGGAAGTCTGCGCCTTCGTGCGCCGCTACTTCGCCCAGGTCGACCCGGAAGACCTGGACGAGCGGCCGGCGGCGGACCTCTACGGCGCCGCGCTTTCGCACTGGAGCTTCGCGCGCAAGCGCGAGACGGGACGGGCCAAGCTGCGGGTCTTCAACCCGACGGTCGCGGAGCACGGCTGGCAGTCGACCCACACCATCATCGAGATGGTGAACGACGATATGCCCTTCCTGGTCGATTCGGTCACGATGGAGGTCAACCGCCACGGGCTCACGCTGCACCTGATCATTCATCCGCTCATGGCAGTGGATCGCGGCGCGGACGGCGTGCTGCGGGGCCTGGCGAGTGAGGCGGGAGCATCGCCGGATGCGCGCCGCGAGTCCTTCATCCACGTCGAGGTCGACCGCGTGCCGGAGCCGGCGCGCATGGAGGCGCTGGCCGTCGACCTCGAGCGCGTGCTCGACGACGTGCGCCGGGCCGTGGCCGACTGGAAGCTCATGCGGGAGCGGGTGCTCGCGATCGTGCAGGGCCTCGACAACCGCCCGCCGCCCATCCCGCCACAGGAGCTGGCCGAGGGCCAGGCCTTCCTGCGCTGGCTGGCCGACGACCATTTCACCTTTCTCGGCTATCGCAGCCACGAGCTGGTCAAGGCCAACGGCGACGATGCGCTGAAGATCGTGCCGGGTTCGAGCCTGGGCATCCTGCGCGACGCAGAGGCGCCGAGCGCCAACGCCGCCTTCGCCGCGCTGCCGCCCGAAATCCGCGCCAATGCACGCCGGCCCGAGCTGCTGGTGGTGACCAAGTCGACGTCGCGCTCCACCGTTCACCGGCCCGGCCACCTCGACTACGTGGCCGTCAAGCGATTCGACGAGCGGGGCGAGGTGTGCGGGGAAGACCGTTTTCTGGGACTCTTCACGTCCACCGCCTACAGCGCGAATCCGGCCGATATCCCGCTGTTGCGCCGCAAGATCGCCAGGGTGGTGGAGCGTGCCGGTCTCGCGGCCGGAAGCCATTCGGGCAAGGCGCTGATCAACATCCTCGAGACCTACCCGCGCGACGAGCTGTTTCAGATCGGCAACGATGACCTGCTGCAGACGGCGACGGGCATCCTGCACCTGGGCGAACGCCAGCGCTTCCGCCTGTTCGTGCGGCGCGATCCGTTCGAGCGCTTCCTCTCTTGCCTGATCTACGCGCCGCGCGAGAACTACACCACGGAGCTGCGCCAGAGGTGGCAGGACATCCTGATGCGCGAGTTCAACGGGATCGCTTCGGAGTTCAACGTGCACCTGTCCGAATCGGTGCTGGCGCGCGTCCAGATCACGGTGCGCACCAAGCCCGGGAGCATCCCCGCTTTCGATGTGCGCGAGCTGGAGGAGAAGCTCGTGGCCGCCGCCCGCCGCTGGGGCGACGACCTGAAGACCGCACTGATCGAAGCCGCCGGCGAGGCGCAGGGCAACGCCTTGCTGCGGCGCTTTGGAACGGCCTTCCCGGCGGGTTACCGCGACGAGTTCGCCGCGCGCGCCGCGGTGCACGACATCCAGCTGATGGCGCAACTGGGCGACGAGCAGCGCCTGGGGATGAACCTGTACCGCCCGCTGGAAGCGCCCCCCGGCACGCTGCGCTTCAAGGTGCTGCGCCGCGGCGAGCCGATCACCCTGTCGGCCAGCCTGCCGATGCTCGAGCACCTCGGCATGAAGGTGCTCGACGAGCATCCGCACCGCGTCGCGCCGCAGGGCGAGTCGCCGGTCTGGGTCCATGACTTCGGACTCCTGGCGGCCTCGGGCGACACCGAGATCGAAGTCGATGCGCTGCGCCCGGTGTTCGAGGCGGCCTTCGACGCCGTGCTGAACGGAGAGGTCGAGAACGACGACTTCAACCGCCTCGTGACGGCGGTGCAGTTGCCGGTGCACGAGATCGTGATCCTGCGCGCCTACGCCAAGTACATGCGGCAGATCGGCTTCGCCCTCTCGCAGTCTTTCATCGAGGGCACGCTGGCCACGCATGCCGGGATCGCGCGGGCGCTGGTCGAGCTCTTCAAGCTGCGCTTCGACCCGCAGCCCGCGCCCGACGCGCAGGTGCGCGAGGAAGACAAGGTGCGCGAGATCGAGGCCGCGCTGGACGGTGTGTCCAACCTGTCTGAAGACCGCGTGCTGCGCCAGTACCTGGCGCTGATCCAGGCCACCCTGCGGACCAACTACTGGCGCCGCGATGCGGCGGGCCGGCGTCGCGCGTTCCTGTCCTTCAAGTTCGACGCGGCCAAGGTGCCGGACCTGCCGGCACCCAAGCCGCTGTTCGAGATCTTCGTGTATTCGACGCGCTTCGAGGGCGTGCACCTGCGCGGCGGGCGGGTGGCGCGGGGCGGCCTGCGCTGGTCGGACCGGCCGGAGGATTTCCGCACCGAAGTGCTGGGCCTGGTCAAGGCGCAGATGGTGAAGAACACGGTGATCGTTCCCGTGGGTTCCAAGGGCGGCTTCGTCCTCAAGCGCGCGCCGGCAGCGAGCGACCGCGACGCCTACCTGCGCGAGGGCGTGGCCTGCTACCAGGACTACCTGCGAGGCTTGCTCGACATCACCGACAACCTGGCGGGCACGGCCATCGTGCCGCCGCCGCAGGTGCGCCGCCACGATCCCGACGACGCCTACCTGGTCGTCGCGGCCGACAAAGGCACCGCCACTTTCAGCGACTACGCCAATGGCATCAGCAAGGAGTACGGCTTCTGGCTGGGCGATGCCTTCGCTTCGGGCGGCTCGGTCGGTTATGACCACAAGGCCATGGGGATCACCGCCCGCGGCGCCTGGGAGTCGGTCAAGCGGCATTTCCGCGAGATGGGTATCGACACCCAGAGCACCGAATTCACCGTGGCCGGCGTCGGCGACATGTCGGGCGACGTGTTCGGCAACGGCATGCTGTTGTCGCCGCACATCCTGCTGGTGGCGGCCTTCGACCACCGGCACATCTTCCTGGACCCGTTGCCCGATGCGGCGAAGAGCTTTGCCGAGCGCGAGCGCCTGTTCAAGCTGCCGCGTTCCTCGTGGGCCGACTACGACGCGAGCCTGATCTCCGAAGGCGGCGGCGTGCATCCGCGCAGCGCCAAGTCGATCCCGCTCACGCCGCAGGTGAAGCAGGTGCTGGACATCCAGGCCGACGCGATGACGCCCACCGAGCTGGTCAACGCGATTCTCAAGGCCCCCGTGGCGCTGATCTACAACGGCGGCATCGGCACCTACGTGAAGGCGACCAGCGAGACCCACGCGCAGGTGGGGGACCGCGCCAACGACGCGCTGCGCGTCAACGGCCGCGAGCTGCGCTGCAAGGTTTTCGCCGAAGGCGGCAACCTCGGCTGCACGCAGCTCGGGCGCATCGAGTACGCGCGCGCGGGCGGGCGGATCAACACCGACGCCATCGACAACTCGGCCGGTGTCGACACGTCCGACCACGAGGTCAACATCAAGATCTTGCTGGGCCTGCCGATCACCGAAGGAGAGCTCACCGAAAAGCAGCGCAACGCGATCCTGCCGGAGATGACCGACGACGTCGCCGCGCTGGTTCTGCGCGACAACGTCTTGCAGACCCAGGTGCTTTCGGTCACCGGGCGCATTGCACCGCAGCTGCTCGATGCGCAGACGCGTTTCATGCAGTACCTGGAGAAGGCCGGGCGGCTGAACCGCGCTATCGAGTACCTGCCTTCCGACGAGGAGCTGGCCGAGCGCCGTGCGCAGGGCCAGGGCCTCGCCAGCCCGGAGCGCGCGGTGGTGCTGGCCTACAGCAAGATCTGGCTGTACGACGAGCTGCTCGAGTCGACGCTGCCCGACGACCCGTGGGTCGCGACGGCGCTGGAGCGCTACTTCCCGTCGCTGCTGCGCCAGCGCTTCGCGGGCTGGATGCCGCGCCACCCGCTGAAGCGCGAGATCATTGCGACCCACGTCACCAACGGCACGATCAACCGGGTCGGCAGCACCTTCGTGCACCGGCTGGTCGAGACCACCGGCGCACGCGCCTTCGAGGTGGTGCGTGCCTATCTGCTGTCGCGCGAGATCTTCGGCATCGTGCCGCTGTGGCTCGCCATCGAGGGTCTGGACAACCGGGTCGACGACGAGGTGCAGTCCGGCATGTTGATCGATACCGGCCGGCAGCTGGAGCGCGGCACCATGTGGTTCCTGCGCTCACGCCGGCTGACCGGGGACATGGCATCCACCATCGAGCACTTCAAGTCCAACGTCGAGACGCTGTCGGCGCGTTTGCCGCAGCTGCTCGACGCCGACGAGCGCGCCCGCGTCGATGCCGCTGCGGCCCACTACACGGCGCGGGGTGTGCCGCGCGAACTGGCCGAGCGCGTGGTGAACTTCGGCACGCTCTACGCCACCCTCGACATCGCCGAGATCGCCGGCAGCGCGCGTTGGCCGGTCGAGCTGGCGGCGGCGGTCTACTTCGACCTTGCCAACCGCCTCGGCATGCCGTGGCTGCGCGATCGCATCTCTGCGCTGCCGGGCGACCAGCACTGGCAGGCCCTGGCCAAGGGCGCCATGCAGGACGACCTCTCCGGCCTGCAGCGCGCGATCACCCATGCGGTGCTCACCGGCGGCAGCGAGGGCGAATCGCCGGCCGCGCGCGTCGAGGCGTGGCAGGCCAGCAACGGCCGCACGCTGGAGCGCGCAGCGCAGCTGATGGGCGAACTGCGCGCTGTCGCGGTGCCCGACGCCGCGATGCTGGCAGTGGCGCTGCGCGAGCTGCGGGCGCTGGCCTGA